In one window of Clostridia bacterium DNA:
- a CDS encoding sugar ABC transporter permease yields MKKKSLQVRIREWLPGYMFLLPAMFFFILFVVYPMIKGIIISFYNYTATSYEFNGLGNFIFLLKDEVFIKSLQNTILFVIGNVPLVLIFSLFVSIVIYNKSEFTRSFFRAVFYLPAVSSIVTISIVWKWIYSPRGGILNKIIESFGAQPINWLGDERYALTAMIIILFTLSVGQPIILYIAALGNIPKDYIEVADLDGATAWQKFTNIYWPLILPTTLYIVIITTINSFQTFAIVQLLTGGGPFYRTSTILFSLYKSAFELQNYGLASAMGVILSVIVVIISVIQYKYLSTDVEY; encoded by the coding sequence ATGAAAAAGAAGAGTTTACAGGTTAGGATAAGAGAATGGTTACCAGGATATATGTTTTTGTTGCCCGCTATGTTCTTTTTTATTCTTTTTGTTGTATATCCTATGATAAAAGGTATAATTATAAGTTTTTATAATTATACTGCTACTAGCTATGAATTTAATGGACTAGGCAATTTTATATTTCTCCTAAAAGATGAAGTATTTATCAAGTCACTACAAAACACTATATTATTTGTTATAGGTAATGTACCCTTAGTACTGATATTTTCACTGTTTGTATCTATAGTTATATATAATAAATCAGAATTTACAAGGTCATTTTTTAGGGCGGTCTTTTATCTGCCCGCAGTATCATCTATAGTAACTATTTCTATAGTATGGAAATGGATATACAGCCCTAGAGGCGGTATATTGAACAAGATAATAGAATCATTTGGTGCACAGCCGATAAACTGGTTGGGCGATGAAAGATATGCATTAACTGCGATGATAATAATACTATTTACTCTGTCGGTAGGCCAGCCAATAATCCTATATATAGCTGCATTGGGCAATATACCAAAAGATTATATTGAGGTGGCAGACCTGGATGGTGCCACAGCATGGCAGAAGTTTACAAATATTTACTGGCCTTTAATATTGCCAACTACATTGTATATAGTAATAATAACTACCATAAATTCATTCCAGACATTTGCCATAGTACAATTGTTGACAGGTGGAGGACCTTTCTATAGAACCTCAACCATATTGTTTTCGTTGTATAAATCAGCGTTTGAACTGCAAAATTACGGACTTGCATCTGCTATGGGTGTAATATTATCAGTGATAGTAGTGATAATATCTGTAATACAATACAAATACCTATCTACTGATGTGGAATATTAA
- a CDS encoding uroporphyrinogen decarboxylase family protein, producing the protein MTERERFLKVVKGETPDRVPYFLDLGHWYRAESGGLWNLFTISNRTRELKDLHDEVKAGMYIEMGSLFEEYYEDGIRHERELKKDMAVETFITPDGEVQMIRKFNYDISSWVIVKEAIENEKDLRIFIRYTKGKRYRPRYDQWDIMERYCAPNGLAFPSMGYTGLGSLISYYMGVENTIYATVDYPELVQEYIDTYNQKHMEIVNICARGPAPHMIFGDNLSGDVQPPPMFKKYSFEHYKGIADTLHAAGKTVSAHLDGRLKDIIGVVAQTGVDVADACTPAPTGDLTPMEIRRQAGDNMVVMGGVSPCMWLPSTPEDKFIEHVKQWLELKKINCRVVQSAGDQVPPGTKLDRIKLMYELVEEYGRY; encoded by the coding sequence ATGACTGAAAGAGAGCGTTTTTTAAAAGTAGTTAAAGGGGAAACACCGGATAGAGTGCCTTATTTTTTAGATTTAGGACATTGGTACAGGGCAGAGAGTGGTGGGTTATGGAACCTCTTCACTATATCCAATAGAACTAGAGAGTTAAAGGATTTGCATGATGAAGTAAAAGCAGGTATGTATATTGAGATGGGAAGTTTATTTGAAGAGTATTATGAAGACGGTATAAGGCACGAAAGGGAATTAAAAAAAGATATGGCAGTTGAAACTTTTATAACCCCTGATGGAGAAGTGCAGATGATCAGAAAATTTAACTATGATATTTCTTCATGGGTAATTGTAAAAGAGGCCATAGAGAATGAGAAAGATTTAAGGATATTTATAAGATATACAAAAGGAAAGAGATATAGACCTAGATATGATCAATGGGATATAATGGAGCGATATTGTGCACCTAATGGACTGGCTTTTCCTAGTATGGGGTATACCGGGCTGGGATCTCTGATATCCTATTATATGGGTGTGGAGAATACTATATATGCCACCGTTGATTACCCTGAACTGGTACAAGAGTACATAGATACATACAACCAAAAACACATGGAAATAGTGAATATATGCGCCAGGGGCCCTGCTCCTCATATGATATTCGGAGATAATCTTTCGGGAGATGTACAGCCACCACCAATGTTTAAAAAGTATAGCTTTGAACACTACAAGGGGATAGCTGATACATTACATGCAGCAGGAAAGACTGTTTCTGCCCACTTGGACGGCAGACTGAAGGATATTATAGGTGTAGTAGCACAAACTGGAGTGGATGTTGCGGATGCATGTACACCTGCACCTACTGGGGATTTAACGCCCATGGAGATTAGAAGGCAGGCAGGGGATAATATGGTCGTTATGGGCGGTGTTTCGCCATGTATGTGGCTGCCATCCACACCGGAAGATAAGTTTATAGAGCATGTGAAACAATGGCTTGAGCTTAAAAAAATAAACTGTAGAGTAGTACAGTCAGCAGGGGATCAGGTGCCACCGGGTACTAAATTGGATAGGATAAAATTGATGTATGAACTGGTGGAGGAATATGGCAGGTATTGA
- a CDS encoding AraC family transcriptional regulator produces MDLADDFRNIDLKVKLGYVLFDIILDDGFFQKKHQYRLDWHTHAFFEVHFIYDGKGTLHIDDKKIKILPKSFYILAPGVYHRREETEENLIYKYCMRFNYKKLKDGDDEYFCYETKQIVDILSNLKYYYCTDTERSVRIFYKIKAIHDEFYFKRIGYYEKIQSIFVGIIIDIFRGLIRGSDNESSKVPSRLMDDKRSLIIETFLFDNYHRDIKAQDLAQELHMSVSQLNRVMRKLYNKTFKQKLIETRVKFAKEMIGDSDLSIREISKKVGYSSQSNFCSMFKRVTGMLPKDYKGGQKR; encoded by the coding sequence ATGGATTTAGCAGATGATTTTAGGAATATAGACTTAAAAGTCAAATTGGGTTATGTCTTATTTGACATAATATTAGATGATGGGTTTTTTCAAAAAAAACATCAATATAGACTAGATTGGCACACCCATGCTTTTTTTGAGGTACACTTTATATATGATGGCAAGGGTACATTGCATATAGACGATAAGAAGATAAAAATACTGCCTAAAAGTTTTTATATTTTGGCTCCAGGGGTTTATCACAGAAGAGAGGAAACAGAGGAGAACCTTATATACAAATATTGTATGAGGTTTAATTATAAAAAGTTAAAGGATGGCGATGATGAGTATTTTTGTTATGAAACAAAACAGATAGTCGATATATTATCAAATCTCAAGTATTATTATTGTACCGATACAGAACGCAGTGTTAGAATATTTTACAAGATAAAAGCTATTCATGATGAATTTTATTTTAAAAGAATAGGATATTATGAAAAAATACAAAGTATATTTGTAGGTATTATTATAGATATTTTCAGGGGCCTTATTCGTGGCTCTGATAATGAAAGTTCTAAAGTACCCAGCAGGTTGATGGATGATAAGAGAAGCCTTATAATAGAAACATTTTTATTTGATAATTATCATCGTGATATAAAAGCCCAGGATCTTGCCCAAGAGCTGCATATGAGTGTAAGCCAACTAAATAGGGTAATGAGGAAACTGTATAATAAAACATTCAAACAAAAATTGATAGAGACCAGAGTAAAATTTGCAAAAGAAATGATTGGAGATTCGGATCTATCGATAAGAGAGATTTCCAAAAAGGTAGGATATAGTTCCCAAAGCAATTTTTGTAGCATGTTTAAAAGGGTGACTGGAATGTTACCAAAAGATTATAAAGGGGGACAAAAGAGATGA
- a CDS encoding carbohydrate ABC transporter permease: MGKAKVSTRIDEVQVVGQKKGVSVGYVVAVIVICLFAAFFLFPFYWMITGSFKPMASITASSLEIFPSTLSIMNWEKLFKYPAFKWLFNSMFTAFGTMVLVCLTSAMAGYSLAKKQYPGREALFWLFVGMMTLPRQVLLVPLFTMVSKWDWLDSYQGLIFPAVGWPFGVFLMKQFSQTLPTELLEAAKIDGCSEFRTFWDIVLPLVKPGMGALAIFTFMTSWNDYFWQLVLIQSTPMKTLPLGVAGLQMEWGTDYGLLMAGGTASSLPMIVVFLAFQKYFTKGITLGAVKG; encoded by the coding sequence ATGGGAAAAGCAAAGGTAAGTACTAGGATAGATGAAGTACAGGTTGTGGGACAGAAAAAAGGGGTTTCGGTAGGATATGTAGTAGCTGTTATAGTGATATGCCTGTTCGCAGCGTTTTTTCTATTTCCATTCTATTGGATGATAACAGGTTCGTTCAAACCTATGGCATCTATAACTGCATCATCCCTGGAGATATTCCCGTCTACACTATCTATAATGAACTGGGAAAAGCTGTTTAAGTACCCTGCATTCAAATGGTTGTTCAACAGTATGTTTACAGCATTTGGGACAATGGTGCTTGTATGTCTTACATCTGCGATGGCGGGCTATTCGCTGGCCAAAAAGCAATATCCCGGTAGAGAGGCATTGTTCTGGCTGTTCGTAGGAATGATGACTCTTCCCAGACAGGTGCTATTGGTTCCGCTTTTTACAATGGTATCAAAATGGGATTGGCTGGATAGCTATCAGGGGCTGATATTTCCTGCAGTAGGTTGGCCTTTTGGGGTATTCCTAATGAAACAGTTTAGCCAGACATTGCCTACTGAGCTGTTGGAAGCAGCCAAGATAGACGGATGTTCAGAGTTTAGGACATTTTGGGACATAGTATTGCCACTGGTAAAGCCAGGAATGGGCGCACTGGCAATATTCACATTCATGACTAGTTGGAACGATTATTTTTGGCAATTAGTATTGATCCAGAGCACCCCCATGAAGACACTTCCTTTAGGAGTTGCTGGACTGCAGATGGAATGGGGTACTGACTATGGACTGCTTATGGCAGGAGGAACAGCATCTTCCCTGCCCATGATTGTAGTATTCCTTGCATTCCAGAAATACTTTACAAAGGGTATAACTCTTGGGGCAGTCAAAGGATGA